In Coturnix japonica isolate 7356 chromosome 2 unlocalized genomic scaffold, Coturnix japonica 2.1 chr2random754, whole genome shotgun sequence, a single window of DNA contains:
- the LOC107306784 gene encoding protein bassoon-like: protein MVLSALPPLPSASAITRMFHRLPDPPLQVPWLLDMVVSRVAEVASLTLSGRVIVFPEFKLEFIHKPPPRKPSKASREVPGEGKMEKEEGLGVPPLGRDKKGPGKIPEQPSLHGRRSTAHRGGTGSFPKTRVEQKKSSVPSQVPALPAVSSPKKMAVPSKTQSEGTTKSTAPPTGPARAIKPHRCTEEQGAVRPALSSQGQHKLTAQSKAAEPGRTRGVEPQSCQEGRGAAKPVLSSKSDGKHTARAPAQGLGRAQAAGAQWVRKQAVKPALSSQLQGKVITKGKAPEIRPAQPQSLKEERGVVRPAPMSQFVGKSIAKAPVPKAGGAQAVQSQSIREGRGAEKTLSDGRVPEANKAELSGPHAARPPWIIPKIVIESPSSSEGSLPGKPVYDRSLLMPPPLSFKRQQRSRDRAQKRKQSAL, encoded by the exons ATGGTGCTGTCAGCTCTCCCTCCGCTCCCGAGTGCTTCAGCCATCACAAGGATGTTCCACCGCCTCCCTGATCCTCCCCTGCAGGTCCCCTGGCTGCTGGACATGGTGGTGTCCCGGGTGGCAGAGGTGGCCTCCCTGACACTCTCTGGCCGGGTCATCGTCTTTCCTGA GTTTAAGTTGGAGTTTATCCACAAACCACCTCCCAGGAAACCATCCAAGGCATCCAGGGAAGTGCCTGGTGAGGGCaagatggagaaagaagagggtTTGGGTGTGCCACCTCTTGGCCGGGACAAGAAAG GGCCAGGAAAGATCCCTGAGCAGCCATCCTTACATGGCCGACGGAGCACTGCCCATAGAGGAGGCACAGGTTCTTTTCCCAAAACAAGGGTGGAGCAGAAGAAGAGCTCTGTGCCCAG tCAAGTTCCAGCGCTCCCGGCGGTGTCTTCACCCAAAAAGATGGCTGTGCCCAGCAAAACCCAGAGTGAAGGCACGACCAAAAGCACTGCACCACCCACGGGTCCAGCACGGGCAATAAAACCCCACAGGTGCACAGAGGAACAAGGTGCGGTGAGGCCGGCACTGAGCAGCCAAGGTCAGCACAAGCTGACAGCACAAAGtaaagcagcagagccaggccGCACTCGTGGAGTGGAACCTCAGAGCTGCcaggaaggaagaggagcagcaaaGCCGGTGCTGAGCAGCAAAAGTGATGGGAAACACACAGCCAGAGCTCCAGCACAAGGCTTGGGTCGGGCTcaggctgctggagctcagtgggtcagaaaacaagcagtgaagccagcactgagcagccagcTTCAGGGCAAAGTCATCACCAAAGGGAAGGCTCCAGAAATACGTCCAGCACAGCCTCAGagtttgaaagaagaaagaggggTGGTGAGACCGGCACCAATGAGTCAGTTTGTGGGCAAATCCATAGCCAAAGCTCCAGTACCAAAGGCAGGTGGAGCCCAGGCAGTGCAGTCTCAGAGCATCAGAGAAGGACGAGGAGCAGAGAAAACCCTCAGTGATGGCAGAGTGCCGGAGGCAAACAAGGCGGAGCTGAGTGGCCCTCATGCAGCCCGGCCTCCATGGATAATACCCAAGATAGTGATTGAATCGCCATCGAGCTCTGAGGGCAGCCTGCCTGGGAAGCCCGTCTACGACAGATCCCTTTTGATGCCACCACCACTCAGCTTCAAGCGCCAACAACGGTCCCGAGACAGGGCACAAAAGAG AAAACAATCGGCCTTGTGA
- the LOC107306785 gene encoding SUN domain-containing protein 2-like yields the protein MPCRLCASRERQLTPELLCKPLHIVLPSLELRSMTGSHIEDKICAPCPASSSASQLMDASLSFQPDVSAGSCWAFQGSQGHAVIQLPENIWPTAFTMWHVSKAVSPSGDVSSAPRDFAILGVDEDEKETLLGSFVYDVDGEIAQTFHVQEKPLQSYKRIKMDVRSNWGNAEYTCVYRVEIHGNP from the exons ATGCCCTGCCGGCTCTGTGCAAGCAGAGAAAGGCAATTGACTCCAGAGCTGTTGTGCAAACCTTTGCATATTGTCCTCCCGTCCCTTGAGTTGCGTTCCATGACGGGCAGCCACATAGAAGACAAAATCTGTGCTCCTTGCCCAgcatccagctctgcctcccaaCTGATGGACGCATCTCTCTCCTTTCAGCCCGATGTttctgctggaagctgctgggCTTTCCAAGGTTCGCAGGGCCACGCCGTCATCCAGCTGCCGGAGAACATCTGGCCCACGGCTTTCACCATGTGGCATGTCTCCAAGGCGGTGTCTCCCTCTGGGGATGTCAGCAGTGCCCCCAGAGACTTTGCCATCTTG GGAGTGGATGAGGACGAAAAGGAAACTCTCCTGGGGTCATTTGTTTATGACGTGGACGGAGAGATCGCCCAGACCTTCCACGTTCAG GAGAAGCCCCTTCAGTCCTACAAAAGGATTAAAATGGATGTACGCAGCAACTGGGGGAACGCGGAATACACCTGCGTGTACCGAGTGGAAATCCACGGCAACCCCTAA